A window from Frischella perrara encodes these proteins:
- a CDS encoding flagellar basal body L-ring protein FlgH produces the protein MKYFCLVCILFLASCAQLPKKPLVEGETSVSPQMPDITNNSGSIYQAAQPSSYGYQPMFEDRRPRHIGDVLTIVLQENVSASKSSSISAGRNGSANIGVKAIPSFLDGALGRGKVDTDLSGGTDFKGSGGANAKNTFSGTITVTVQDVMINGNLKVVGEKQIAINQGTEFIRFSGVVNPRTISGNNTVISTQVADARIEYVGNGYIDEAQTMGWLQRLFLNLSPF, from the coding sequence ATGAAATATTTTTGTCTTGTGTGCATTTTGTTCTTAGCCAGTTGCGCTCAACTACCCAAAAAACCGTTAGTAGAAGGTGAAACGAGCGTGTCACCACAAATGCCAGATATTACCAACAATAGTGGTTCAATTTACCAAGCTGCCCAACCGAGCAGCTACGGTTATCAACCCATGTTTGAGGATCGTCGACCGCGTCATATTGGTGATGTATTGACCATTGTATTACAAGAGAATGTCAGTGCGAGCAAAAGTTCATCGATCAGTGCGGGGCGTAATGGTTCGGCAAATATTGGCGTAAAAGCGATTCCATCTTTTCTTGATGGTGCTTTGGGGCGTGGTAAAGTGGATACCGATCTCTCTGGCGGTACCGACTTTAAAGGATCCGGGGGAGCTAACGCCAAAAATACGTTTAGCGGAACGATTACGGTCACTGTGCAAGATGTGATGATTAACGGTAATTTGAAAGTGGTTGGTGAAAAGCAAATCGCTATTAACCAAGGTACTGAATTTATCCGCTTTTCTGGCGTCGTTAATCCGAGAACGATCAGTGGTAATAATACCGTTATTTCAACCCAAGTTGCTGATGCTCGTATTGAATATGTCGGCAATGGTTATATTGATGAAGCGCAAACAATGGGTTGGTTGCAGCGTTTATTCTTGAACCTTTCACCTTTTTAA
- a CDS encoding flagellar basal body P-ring protein FlgI produces MFKNLRLLFCTILIMLTTVTHCYAERIRDLVSIQGVRENALVGYGIVVGLDGTGDQTSQTPFTIQSITNMLSQLGITVPTGSNMQLKNVAAVMVTAKLPPFPHIGQQMDVVVSSLGNAKSLRGGTLIMTPLKGADNQVYAIAQGNLFVGGVSATSQGSSISVNQQAGATIPKGATIERELNNQFDKQNVVHLHLNQFDFTRALKISDTINRWRKNSAMALDGSTVAVNMPTETNERIKFLAHIQDLPVGKTPVSAKVVINTRTGVVVMNQNVTLDNCAVAHGNLSIVVNNQLKVSQPTTPLTEGSTVVVPETQVAIHQEPGSLLNVPSSANLNQVVNALNVLGATPDQLMSILEALKTVGCLHASLETI; encoded by the coding sequence ATGTTTAAAAATCTGCGTTTATTGTTTTGTACTATTTTGATTATGTTAACAACGGTCACTCATTGTTATGCTGAGCGCATTCGCGATTTAGTCAGTATTCAAGGGGTGCGAGAAAATGCCCTCGTTGGTTATGGTATTGTTGTTGGATTAGATGGTACCGGTGACCAAACCTCCCAAACTCCTTTTACGATTCAAAGTATTACTAATATGTTGTCACAGCTTGGTATTACCGTACCTACCGGTAGTAATATGCAATTAAAAAATGTTGCAGCGGTAATGGTGACAGCCAAATTACCACCCTTCCCCCATATTGGGCAGCAAATGGATGTCGTGGTTTCATCTTTGGGTAATGCTAAAAGCCTACGAGGTGGTACATTAATTATGACTCCGCTAAAAGGCGCAGATAATCAAGTTTATGCCATCGCGCAAGGAAATTTATTTGTTGGTGGCGTAAGTGCTACTTCTCAAGGTAGTAGTATCAGTGTTAATCAACAAGCGGGAGCAACTATTCCGAAAGGAGCGACAATTGAGCGCGAATTAAATAATCAGTTTGATAAGCAAAACGTTGTCCATTTACACCTTAATCAATTTGATTTTACCCGAGCCTTAAAAATCTCGGATACAATTAATCGATGGCGCAAAAACTCCGCTATGGCTTTGGACGGTAGTACCGTCGCGGTGAATATGCCTACCGAGACGAATGAACGGATCAAATTTCTCGCTCATATTCAAGATTTGCCAGTTGGTAAAACGCCCGTTAGTGCGAAAGTGGTCATAAATACGCGCACGGGTGTTGTTGTCATGAATCAAAATGTTACATTGGATAATTGTGCCGTAGCGCATGGCAATCTATCTATTGTCGTAAATAATCAATTAAAAGTAAGCCAGCCAACAACCCCATTGACCGAGGGCAGTACTGTCGTGGTTCCAGAAACCCAAGTTGCAATTCACCAAGAACCGGGATCGTTACTTAATGTACCTTCTAGCGCTAACTTAAACCAAGTGGTGAATGCACTTAATGTGTTAGGGGCAACGCCCGATCAATTAATGTCAATCTTGGAAGCATTAAAAACGGTTGGCTGTTTACATGCTAGCTTGGAAACCATTTAA
- the flgJ gene encoding flagellar assembly peptidoglycan hydrolase FlgJ, producing the protein MINNNIGQSYHRLAFDVSGFSQLKQQAVNGSPESIRQVAQQFETLFINMMMQSMRKAVPEGGLFSSSASQLFTSMFDQQIAQDAAGKGFGLADMLTKQLSRTSMSTEQVKSNTDVNQTQVAQSSMTNSLAQSLFTDSATHTPKALGQVLYQNQVNNSAIQAKVHNPTASQQKSDSKEDHITQFVNQWLNPAQLAAKQTGIPYQIIIAQAALETGWGKRQITTTDGQPSYNYFAIKAGNTWQGKTTEITTTEYVNNKKVTKKHRFRVYDNHHQAINDYTRLITQNPRYKVIRQAPTAKAAAQALQQANYATDPNYGSKLIQLIDQIDSITKSISIKNVKGFNRISF; encoded by the coding sequence ATGATAAATAACAATATAGGTCAATCTTACCATCGTTTAGCATTTGATGTATCGGGTTTTAGCCAATTAAAACAGCAAGCTGTTAATGGTTCTCCCGAATCAATTCGACAAGTAGCACAACAGTTTGAAACGTTATTTATTAATATGATGATGCAAAGCATGCGAAAGGCTGTGCCTGAAGGAGGATTATTCAGCAGTTCAGCAAGCCAATTATTTACGTCAATGTTTGATCAGCAAATTGCTCAAGATGCAGCGGGTAAAGGCTTTGGTTTAGCTGATATGTTGACTAAGCAGTTATCAAGAACATCAATGTCAACTGAACAGGTAAAATCCAATACTGATGTTAATCAAACTCAAGTCGCTCAATCATCTATGACAAACTCACTGGCGCAATCATTATTTACCGATTCAGCAACCCATACACCAAAAGCATTGGGTCAGGTCTTATATCAAAACCAAGTTAACAATTCAGCGATACAAGCTAAAGTACATAATCCGACGGCTAGCCAACAAAAATCAGATAGTAAAGAGGATCATATTACGCAATTCGTTAATCAGTGGTTAAATCCAGCCCAACTGGCAGCGAAACAAACGGGTATTCCTTATCAAATTATCATTGCGCAAGCTGCTTTAGAAACGGGCTGGGGTAAAAGGCAAATCACCACAACGGATGGTCAGCCGAGTTATAACTATTTTGCGATTAAAGCCGGTAACACATGGCAAGGTAAAACAACTGAAATCACAACAACCGAATATGTCAATAATAAAAAAGTGACTAAAAAACATCGTTTTCGGGTATATGATAATCATCATCAAGCCATTAATGATTACACTCGATTAATAACGCAAAATCCACGCTATAAAGTTATCCGTCAAGCGCCAACTGCCAAAGCGGCGGCTCAAGCCTTACAACAAGCCAACTATGCAACGGATCCCAATTATGGCAGTAAACTGATACAACTTATCGATCAAATTGATTCTATTACTAAGTCAATAAGTATCAAAAATGTCAAAGGGTTTAATAGAATCAGTTTTTAG